A genomic segment from Hippoglossus stenolepis isolate QCI-W04-F060 chromosome 3, HSTE1.2, whole genome shotgun sequence encodes:
- the rereb gene encoding arginine-glutamic acid dipeptide repeats protein isoform X1, whose product MLSSTQTTLKARAVAAEVIALEEEEEKKNYTHSLHYAASILNSHVIGDSHSLCVYRPLRRVVSTSHSPTAIDMDDLFSPRRSLNSTQGEIRVGSSHQAKLPELQPRPAPGLQTPTDGEELMWTPGVNDCDLLMYLRAARSMAAFAGMCDGGSTEDGCLAASRDDTTLNALNMLHASHYDAAKALQRLVKKPLPRLIEKCWSEGDVKHFIKGLRQYGKNFFRIRKDFLPSKKTGELITFYYHWKKTPEAAGTRAYRQQRRQPSSRKAKTRSAAASVNAQSRNYSVDVSSASEDDLDSEDSEQDIKTCSHCGATSSKDWHQGGKDNNPLLCTTCRSYENKHGCLPPAPKSASGSFMFKPVKEEEEHSKHGMRTRRSRAPQLSSLRSGHRRLTGSPTSEDQQSSNQPSPSGVTSIALRSSSADNKNESTRRTNKKIKEEVTSPKTTKRVRESPAQEPEKVTPKRQKTQDPQGSRSEGEAEVEEESSSESRSAQDDGSSDTKDIDQDNRSSSPSIPSPQQGNESDSDSSAQPNGVPSEPVASAAVLADTPVPQAHPSQGPIVTAQPLQSTSSSDPAQSPPPPSPDAPQPAAGQSPASGGPNSRPLPVPHPLPGPLPLPSALGQDSPLYPAFQVPPALNSVQPLQSHGLSPQPPQRPPPFFRESQLSQPPLSGTQIKPPPTTPIQPSHKQQPHQSATPFPQMPSNLPPPPALKPLNSLPNQHPPGAPPPPLQLMPQPMPLQSLPAQLPLISQVQTHPGKSTTPSHPPAAASHPLNAVTTSAIGPVPSLQPSFMPLPLRPSPSSTAVAPLVHIKEEPLDEIEEAETPPSPPSPPSPPSPPRSPSPEPTVINIASHASQSARFIKHLDRGYNSCARTDLFFTPLSSSKLAKKREEAVEKSRREAELSARQEREREKEREREREREADRNARASSSSHDSRMSESQMTVQGHGRSSYEQPPTTVAAVQPYIGPDTPALRTLSEYARPHVMSPSNRNHPFYVSLSPGDPLLAYHMPGLYSAEPSMRERELRNLRERELRERMKPGFEVKPPDMETMHPSANPMEHFARHGALGLPHMPGPPHHFAAFHPGMNHLERERMALVGPQMRQELTYAERLTAERLHAERMASVADPATRLQMLNVTPHHHQHSHIHSHLHLHQQDPLGQGEGSSPHPLDPVSTGPRFARFPFPGGPMPNPLLSDLPHDHEMLRHPLFGAAYPRELQGPIPQMSAAHQLQAMHAQSAELQRMAMEQQWLHAHHLHGGPLPSQEDYYSRLKKEGDKPS is encoded by the exons ATGCTCAGTTCCACCCAGACAACTTTGAAGGCTCGAGCTGTGGCTGCTGAGGTCATCGcactggaagaggaggaagaaaaaaaaaactacactcACTCCCTCCACTACGCCGCCTCCATTTTGAATAGCCATGTAATCGGGGATTcgcacagtttgtgtgtgtatcgcCCACTGCGCCGCGTAGTGTCAACAAGCCACAGTCCGACCGCCATCGACATGGACGACCTGTTCAGTCCGCGGAG gaGCCTGAACAGCACACAGGGCGAGATAAGAGTGGGGTCAAGTCATCAG gcCAAGCTTCCAGAGCTGCAGCCGCGGCCTGCTCCGGGTCTGCAGACTCCGACGGACGGCGAGGAGCTCATGTGGACGCCAGGGGTCAACGACTGTGACCTCCTCATGTACCTCAGAGCTGCGAG GAGCATGGCAGCGTTTGCAGGGATGTGTGACGGTGGATCCACAGAGGACGGATGTTTAGCAGCCTCCCGTGATGATACCACACTCAACGCTCTCAACATG CTCCATGCAAGTCACTACGATGCTGCAAAGGCTCTCCAGCGTCTGGTGAAGAAGCCTCTGCCAAGGCTCATAGAGAAGTGCTGGTCGGAGGGTGATGTG aaacatttcattaaaggcCTGAGACAGTATGGAAAGAATTTCTTCCGCATCAGGAAAGACTTCCTACCCAGCAAAAAGACT GGAGAGCTGATCACTTTCTATTACCACTGGAAGAAAACTCCCGAGGCTGCAGGAACAAGAGCTTATCGACAGCAACGCCGGCAGCCGTCCTCCCGCAAGGCAAAGACtcgctctgcagcagcttcgGTCAACGCCCAATCTCGAAATTATTCAG TGGATGTGAGTTCTGCCAGCGAGGACGATCTTGATAGTGAAGACAGTGAACAGGACATTAAGACCTGCAGCCACTGTGGTGCAACAA GTTCTAAAGATTGGCACCAAGGAGGAAAAGATAATAACCCTCTGCTGTGCACGACTTGTCGTTCATATGAAAACAAGCACGGGTGTCTGCCGCCAGCTCCGAAATCTGCCAGCGGTTCATTCATGTTTAAACCTGtcaaggaggaagaggagcacagCAAGCATGGCATGAGGACTCGGCGAAGCAGAGCACCT CAACTGTCGTCTTTAAGAAGTGGCCACAGGAGGCTCACAGGCTCCCCCACCAGTGAGGATCAGCAATCCAGTAACCAGCCGTCCCCCAGCGGAGTGACTTCCATCGCTCTGAGATCATCTTCCGCAGACAATAAGAATGAATCCACTAGGAGGACAAACAAG AAGATAAAAGAGGAGGTTACGTCACCAAAGACAACAAAACGTGTACGAGAGTCTCCTGCTCAGGAGCCTGAAAAAGTTACACCTAAAAGGCAGAAGACGcag GATCCACAGGGCTCCCGGTCAGAGGGAGAGGCCGAGGTAGAGGAGGAAAGCTCCTCAGAAAGCCGCAGCGCTCAGGACGATGGCAGTAGTGACACCAAAGATATCGATCAGGACAACCGCAGCTCCTCTCCCAGCATCCCCAGCCCTCAGCAGGGCAACGAGAGCGACTCGGACTCGTCTGCCCAGCCGAACGGTGTCCCATCAGAGCCTGttgcctctgctgctgtgttagCTGACACACCAGTCCCACAGGCCCACCCCTCTCAGGGTCCCATCGTCACTGCTCAGCCGCTGCAAAGCACCTCCTCTTCTGATCCCGCTCAGagcccccctcctccatctccagatGCTCCTCAGCCAGCAGCCGGACAGTCACCTGCCTCAGGGGGTCCAAACAGCCGACCACTCCCCGTCCCTCACCCTCTTCCTGGTCCGCTTCCTCTCCCGTCGGCTTTGGGTCAGGACTCTCCTCTTTATCCAGCATTTCAGGTCCCACCTGCTCTCAACTCTGTGCAGCCTCTGCAGTCACATGGCCTGTCGCCTCAGCCCCCCCAGAGGCCCCCACCCTTCTTTAGGGAGTCGCAGCTCtctcagcctcctctgtccgGGACACAGATCAAGCCTCCTCCCACCACCCCCATTCAACCGTCACACAAACAGCAACCACACCAGTCTGCTACACCTTTCCCCCAGATGCCCTCTAATCTTCCCCCTCCGCCTGCTCTAAAACCCCTCAATTCTCTACCCAACCAGCATCCTCCAGGtgctccacctccccctcttCAGCTCATGCCGCAGCCTATGCCATTACAGTCACTTCCCGCGCAACTTCCACTAATCTCTCAGGTGCAGACCCACCCTGGAAAAAGCACGACTCCCTCTCACCCACCTGCTGCGGCCTCGCACCCTCTCAACGCCGTAACAACTTCAGCTATCGGGCCCGTCCCAAGCCTCCAGCCATCCTTCATGCCTCTTCCTCTGAGACCCTCGCCGAGCAGCACAGCTGTGGCGCCACTCGTTCACATTAAGGAAGAGCCACTGGATGAGATTGAGGAGGCAGAGACTCCACCCTCTCCACCCTCTCCACCGTCTCCACCGTCTCCACCTCGAAGCCCCTCGCCCGAGCCCACCGTCATTAACATAGCAAGCCACGCCAGCCAGTCTGCACG GTTCATCAAACACTTGGACCGTGGTTACAACTCCTGTGCTCGAACCGACTTGTTCTTCACCCCACTTTCGTCTTCCAAATTGGCCAAGAAACGGGAGGAGGCCGTGGAGAAGTCGAGGAGAGAGGCTGAACTCAGTGCTCGGCAAGAGcgggaaagagagaaggagcgagagcgagagcgagaaagagaggcTGACAGAAATGCT AgagccagcagctcctcccATGACAGTCGTATGAGTGAGTCCCAGATGACGGTTCAGGGCCACGGACGCTCCTCCTATGAGCAGCCACCCACCACCGTCGCTGCTGTGCAGCCATATATTGGCCCTGATACGCCTGCTCTGCGCACCCTGAGTGAATATGCCCGACCACACGTCATGTCCCCCTCCAACCGCAACCACCCATTCTATGTGTCACTGAGCCCCGGTGACCCCCTGCTGGCCTACCACATGCCCGGCCTGTACAGCGCTGAACCCAGCATGAGAGAGCGCGAGCTGAGGAACCTCCGAGAGAGAGAGCTCCGCGAGAGGATGAAGCCTGGCTTTGAGGTCAAGCCCCCAGACATGGAAACCATGCATCCCTCTGCTAACCCCATGGAGCATTTTGCCAGACATGGAGCACTGGGTCTTCCCCACATGCCCGGGCCTCCCCACCACTTCGCAGCCTTCCATCCCGGCATGAACCATCTAGAGCGGGAGAGGATGGCACTAGTAGGACCTCAGATGCGCCAAGAGCTGACTTACGCGGAGCGACTCACTGCAGAGCGGCTTCACGCGGAGAGGATGGCGTCTGTGGCAGACCCTGCTACCAGGCTGCAGATGCTCAATGTGACGCCGCATCATCATCAGcactctcacattcactctcacctgcacctgcaccaaCAGGACCCTCTCGGTCAAGGTGAAG GTTCAAGTCCTCATCCTCTGGACCCTGTATCAACAGGACCACGTTTTGCCCGATTCCCCTTCCCTGGTGGCCCCATGCCCAACCCTCTACTCAGCGACCTTCCTCATGATCACGAAATGCTGCGCCACCCGTTGTTTG GAGCAGCATATCCACGAGAGCTGCAGGGCCCGATTCCTCAGATGTCTGCCGCTCACCAGCTCCAAGCCATGCATGCTcagtctgcagagctgcagaggatgGCTATGGAGCAGCAGTGGCTGCATGCGCATCACCTACATGGAGGCCCTCTACCAAGCCAGGAGGATTACTACAG CCGCCTGAAGAAAGAAGGTGACAAGCCATCGTGA
- the rereb gene encoding arginine-glutamic acid dipeptide repeats protein isoform X3, translating to MLSSTQTTLKARAVAAEVIALEEEEEKKNYTHSLHYAASILNSHVIGDSHSLCVYRPLRRVVSTSHSPTAIDMDDLFSPRRSLNSTQGEIRVGSSHQAKLPELQPRPAPGLQTPTDGEELMWTPGVNDCDLLMYLRAARSMAAFAGMCDGGSTEDGCLAASRDDTTLNALNMLHASHYDAAKALQRLVKKPLPRLIEKCWSEGDVKHFIKGLRQYGKNFFRIRKDFLPSKKTGELITFYYHWKKTPEAAGTRAYRQQRRQPSSRKAKTRSAAASVNAQSRNYSVDVSSASEDDLDSEDSEQDIKTCSHCGATSSKDWHQGGKDNNPLLCTTCRSYENKHGCLPPAPKSASGSFMFKPVKEEEEHSKHGMRTRRSRAPQLSSLRSGHRRLTGSPTSEDQQSSNQPSPSGVTSIALRSSSADNKNESTRRTNKKIKEEVTSPKTTKRVRESPAQEPEKVTPKRQKTQDPQGSRSEGEAEVEEESSSESRSAQDDGSSDTKDIDQDNRSSSPSIPSPQQGNESDSDSSAQPNGVPSEPVASAAVLADTPVPQAHPSQGPIVTAQPLQSTSSSDPAQSPPPPSPDAPQPAAGQSPASGGPNSRPLPVPHPLPGPLPLPSALGQDSPLYPAFQVPPALNSVQPLQSHGLSPQPPQRPPPFFRESQLSQPPLSGTQIKPPPTTPIQPSHKQQPHQSATPFPQMPSNLPPPPALKPLNSLPNQHPPGAPPPPLQLMPQPMPLQSLPAQLPLISQVQTHPGKSTTPSHPPAAASHPLNAVTTSAIGPVPSLQPSFMPLPLRPSPSSTAVAPLVHIKEEPLDEIEEAETPPSPPSPPSPPSPPRSPSPEPTVINIASHASQSARFIKHLDRGYNSCARTDLFFTPLSSSKLAKKREEAVEKSRREAELSARQEREREKEREREREREADRNARASSSSHDSRMSESQMTVQGHGRSSYEQPPTTVAAVQPYIGPDTPALRTLSEYARPHVMSPSNRNHPFYVSLSPGDPLLAYHMPGLYSAEPSMRERELRNLRERELRERMKPGFEVKPPDMETMHPSANPMEHFARHGALGLPHMPGPPHHFAAFHPGMNHLERERMALVGPQMRQELTYAERLTAERLHAERMASVADPATRLQMLNVTPHHHQHSHIHSHLHLHQQDPLGQGEGSSPHPLDPVSTGPRFARFPFPGGPMPNPLLSDLPHDHEMLRHPLFAYPRELQGPIPQMSAAHQLQAMHAQSAELQRMAMEQQWLHAHHLHGGPLPSQEDYYSRLKKEGDKPS from the exons ATGCTCAGTTCCACCCAGACAACTTTGAAGGCTCGAGCTGTGGCTGCTGAGGTCATCGcactggaagaggaggaagaaaaaaaaaactacactcACTCCCTCCACTACGCCGCCTCCATTTTGAATAGCCATGTAATCGGGGATTcgcacagtttgtgtgtgtatcgcCCACTGCGCCGCGTAGTGTCAACAAGCCACAGTCCGACCGCCATCGACATGGACGACCTGTTCAGTCCGCGGAG gaGCCTGAACAGCACACAGGGCGAGATAAGAGTGGGGTCAAGTCATCAG gcCAAGCTTCCAGAGCTGCAGCCGCGGCCTGCTCCGGGTCTGCAGACTCCGACGGACGGCGAGGAGCTCATGTGGACGCCAGGGGTCAACGACTGTGACCTCCTCATGTACCTCAGAGCTGCGAG GAGCATGGCAGCGTTTGCAGGGATGTGTGACGGTGGATCCACAGAGGACGGATGTTTAGCAGCCTCCCGTGATGATACCACACTCAACGCTCTCAACATG CTCCATGCAAGTCACTACGATGCTGCAAAGGCTCTCCAGCGTCTGGTGAAGAAGCCTCTGCCAAGGCTCATAGAGAAGTGCTGGTCGGAGGGTGATGTG aaacatttcattaaaggcCTGAGACAGTATGGAAAGAATTTCTTCCGCATCAGGAAAGACTTCCTACCCAGCAAAAAGACT GGAGAGCTGATCACTTTCTATTACCACTGGAAGAAAACTCCCGAGGCTGCAGGAACAAGAGCTTATCGACAGCAACGCCGGCAGCCGTCCTCCCGCAAGGCAAAGACtcgctctgcagcagcttcgGTCAACGCCCAATCTCGAAATTATTCAG TGGATGTGAGTTCTGCCAGCGAGGACGATCTTGATAGTGAAGACAGTGAACAGGACATTAAGACCTGCAGCCACTGTGGTGCAACAA GTTCTAAAGATTGGCACCAAGGAGGAAAAGATAATAACCCTCTGCTGTGCACGACTTGTCGTTCATATGAAAACAAGCACGGGTGTCTGCCGCCAGCTCCGAAATCTGCCAGCGGTTCATTCATGTTTAAACCTGtcaaggaggaagaggagcacagCAAGCATGGCATGAGGACTCGGCGAAGCAGAGCACCT CAACTGTCGTCTTTAAGAAGTGGCCACAGGAGGCTCACAGGCTCCCCCACCAGTGAGGATCAGCAATCCAGTAACCAGCCGTCCCCCAGCGGAGTGACTTCCATCGCTCTGAGATCATCTTCCGCAGACAATAAGAATGAATCCACTAGGAGGACAAACAAG AAGATAAAAGAGGAGGTTACGTCACCAAAGACAACAAAACGTGTACGAGAGTCTCCTGCTCAGGAGCCTGAAAAAGTTACACCTAAAAGGCAGAAGACGcag GATCCACAGGGCTCCCGGTCAGAGGGAGAGGCCGAGGTAGAGGAGGAAAGCTCCTCAGAAAGCCGCAGCGCTCAGGACGATGGCAGTAGTGACACCAAAGATATCGATCAGGACAACCGCAGCTCCTCTCCCAGCATCCCCAGCCCTCAGCAGGGCAACGAGAGCGACTCGGACTCGTCTGCCCAGCCGAACGGTGTCCCATCAGAGCCTGttgcctctgctgctgtgttagCTGACACACCAGTCCCACAGGCCCACCCCTCTCAGGGTCCCATCGTCACTGCTCAGCCGCTGCAAAGCACCTCCTCTTCTGATCCCGCTCAGagcccccctcctccatctccagatGCTCCTCAGCCAGCAGCCGGACAGTCACCTGCCTCAGGGGGTCCAAACAGCCGACCACTCCCCGTCCCTCACCCTCTTCCTGGTCCGCTTCCTCTCCCGTCGGCTTTGGGTCAGGACTCTCCTCTTTATCCAGCATTTCAGGTCCCACCTGCTCTCAACTCTGTGCAGCCTCTGCAGTCACATGGCCTGTCGCCTCAGCCCCCCCAGAGGCCCCCACCCTTCTTTAGGGAGTCGCAGCTCtctcagcctcctctgtccgGGACACAGATCAAGCCTCCTCCCACCACCCCCATTCAACCGTCACACAAACAGCAACCACACCAGTCTGCTACACCTTTCCCCCAGATGCCCTCTAATCTTCCCCCTCCGCCTGCTCTAAAACCCCTCAATTCTCTACCCAACCAGCATCCTCCAGGtgctccacctccccctcttCAGCTCATGCCGCAGCCTATGCCATTACAGTCACTTCCCGCGCAACTTCCACTAATCTCTCAGGTGCAGACCCACCCTGGAAAAAGCACGACTCCCTCTCACCCACCTGCTGCGGCCTCGCACCCTCTCAACGCCGTAACAACTTCAGCTATCGGGCCCGTCCCAAGCCTCCAGCCATCCTTCATGCCTCTTCCTCTGAGACCCTCGCCGAGCAGCACAGCTGTGGCGCCACTCGTTCACATTAAGGAAGAGCCACTGGATGAGATTGAGGAGGCAGAGACTCCACCCTCTCCACCCTCTCCACCGTCTCCACCGTCTCCACCTCGAAGCCCCTCGCCCGAGCCCACCGTCATTAACATAGCAAGCCACGCCAGCCAGTCTGCACG GTTCATCAAACACTTGGACCGTGGTTACAACTCCTGTGCTCGAACCGACTTGTTCTTCACCCCACTTTCGTCTTCCAAATTGGCCAAGAAACGGGAGGAGGCCGTGGAGAAGTCGAGGAGAGAGGCTGAACTCAGTGCTCGGCAAGAGcgggaaagagagaaggagcgagagcgagagcgagaaagagaggcTGACAGAAATGCT AgagccagcagctcctcccATGACAGTCGTATGAGTGAGTCCCAGATGACGGTTCAGGGCCACGGACGCTCCTCCTATGAGCAGCCACCCACCACCGTCGCTGCTGTGCAGCCATATATTGGCCCTGATACGCCTGCTCTGCGCACCCTGAGTGAATATGCCCGACCACACGTCATGTCCCCCTCCAACCGCAACCACCCATTCTATGTGTCACTGAGCCCCGGTGACCCCCTGCTGGCCTACCACATGCCCGGCCTGTACAGCGCTGAACCCAGCATGAGAGAGCGCGAGCTGAGGAACCTCCGAGAGAGAGAGCTCCGCGAGAGGATGAAGCCTGGCTTTGAGGTCAAGCCCCCAGACATGGAAACCATGCATCCCTCTGCTAACCCCATGGAGCATTTTGCCAGACATGGAGCACTGGGTCTTCCCCACATGCCCGGGCCTCCCCACCACTTCGCAGCCTTCCATCCCGGCATGAACCATCTAGAGCGGGAGAGGATGGCACTAGTAGGACCTCAGATGCGCCAAGAGCTGACTTACGCGGAGCGACTCACTGCAGAGCGGCTTCACGCGGAGAGGATGGCGTCTGTGGCAGACCCTGCTACCAGGCTGCAGATGCTCAATGTGACGCCGCATCATCATCAGcactctcacattcactctcacctgcacctgcaccaaCAGGACCCTCTCGGTCAAGGTGAAG GTTCAAGTCCTCATCCTCTGGACCCTGTATCAACAGGACCACGTTTTGCCCGATTCCCCTTCCCTGGTGGCCCCATGCCCAACCCTCTACTCAGCGACCTTCCTCATGATCACGAAATGCTGCGCCACCCGTTGTTTG CATATCCACGAGAGCTGCAGGGCCCGATTCCTCAGATGTCTGCCGCTCACCAGCTCCAAGCCATGCATGCTcagtctgcagagctgcagaggatgGCTATGGAGCAGCAGTGGCTGCATGCGCATCACCTACATGGAGGCCCTCTACCAAGCCAGGAGGATTACTACAG CCGCCTGAAGAAAGAAGGTGACAAGCCATCGTGA